The region GTTCTCATCCTTTTCAGGCTCCACCACCGGAAGTGTAATGGTAAGCAAGAATACTGGTAGACTTGCTACTAAACCCAGTACTTTGTCGAAGAAGGTCTTATCCGTCCAATTGGTAAGCGTTGGGAATAGCGTAGAGAGAAGAATGTAAGGTGGAGGGAGAAGGCTCGTTGGCCACCACCTTGGCGTCCTCGCCTGATCAAGTAATCCAAATGGATCTCTTGAAAAATAAGTAGATTCTGGAGATGCACTATGCGATGGCGGGCGGAGACTTGGAGGTCGTGAGGTCGAGTGTGCTGACCAAGGATATTCTATATATGCAGGGAATGGTATTGGGGGCGAAGTAGCATCAGGAACAGCCAACTTCAAGCTAGGAGGTTGAGGGCGTGTTCCAGGCTCGAGAACAGGAGAAGAGATTGAACTCGCCGATGAAGGATCCTGGCGATGCGGTACTCGATCTTCAGCACTGGGCGGCGCCAACCTGTTAGGCGATAGGGGCCGAATGCTCGGCACACTGAGATTTGGTGCATGAGATGATCGAGAGGGCGGCGGGGACAGGGAGATGGTGGGCGACGGGGGAGCATTCAGTAATGTCCTATGATGACCGGGAGTTGGTAACTGAAAAGTTATATCAGGAACTTCGTATCTCTGCAGCGTGGTAGTTTGAAGCCGAATGTTGTCAATGTCGTTGGTTGATACGGCTCGAACTCTACTGGCTAGGCTTTGGCTGACGTCGAGACTTGGACGGCTTACTTGCGGCTCCATGTCTGAAAGATGGTCAGGCATGTCAAATGGAGGTCGCGTGGCCGGGCCAGCCCCACGTGACATGtggtgctgctgctgagCAGTCGTGTAGGTAGGGTCATCCGAGTATCGTCGAAGACTGATTGGCATAGACTGAATATTACGTGACTTTTGCAGCGAAGCCAGCACTGCACGAAACTCAAGAGCGCCTACCAGACTGGGACGAATCGGCGTATGCGTATTGCGGCGTGACATGCTCGGGCGATTGAGGCGCATATTGTTTGTCAACTCGCCCATCCATCTTTCGCGTTGCTCCTCGTTATCATCGTCGTCAATCATATCATGGCCGCCTGCGTGCTCGAGCATAGAGAAATCGTCGACGGATATGTGGCGAGCTGAGGTCCCGCTACCTCCAGGTGTCTCATCGTCGTGATACTCTGGAATTTCCTCCTCGTCACCCCCAGGCGTGATAAAATGGCTTCTCATTGCAGCAGCCCGCGCGCGTCGAGCCTTTCTCAGATTGAGCCACCAGTGCCATGCCACAACGAATGCGACGTAGAAGAGGTAGAATGCAACCATGCTGACAGCCTCCCATAAGTGAAGCTTCCCGTCGACGATGAAACCCATGCTAAATGTTGCGGCGACGAGGAAGAAGCCGACGTCGCGGATAAAGCTCTTGCGTGCGACTTGAAAAGGACGGATGAGGGCCATGGAGCCGGAAACAACAGCGGTGATGAAGCATGCGGCGCCAATGAGCTCCCCCACGGCCAGACTTGCAGCATGTGTACGGAAGGCGGCAAAGGTGGAAAAGACATCGGGACTTCCATTGCCAAAGGCGAGCAATGTGACACCAGCCAGACTCTCGCTCATGCCCAGCATGCGCGCAATCGTATTGAGATTGATGCAAAAGAAGTCACTCGCGGCGATTCCGATGGTGCTGAAGAGAAGGGCGAGCCATAGTGTCATGAGCACAAAGGCAAAGGGTCTGGCATGCGGTAGGCGGCAGTAGTAGAGACTGAGGTAGGAGATAACACCGGCCTCCTCGTCGGGACAGTTTGCGCGAACAAATGCGCACTGGTCTTTGGCATGGTGAACGAGTCGGCACTGGGCGGTCAGTCAGCATTTGTCCAGCTCTATTGAAACACCAACTTACCTCTTCGTCTAGGATAGTTATATCACGCTTCGACAGCGTATGGGGTGCTGCCGTATCGCCAATCTGTATCTTTGTCCATGCCAGCAGGGCCATAAGAGTGATGGCGAGGATGGTGAGGGCAAATGGACGCGCTGAGTAGCGCGAGCGGCGCCATCGCTGGGTATGTTTAAGGATTGTGTCGTCGTCCATTGTCACGACATTTTTTGCAGATAAGAATGCGCCCGCGGCAGTAGAGGCAGTCTTTAAATGGGATCGCATTTGCTGGTGGGTCGCGGTAGTGTACCAAGGCCATGCGCCTCGTTACGACGCATCCAGTAGGATGCTGTCGACGCTGTCGTGGCGTACCGACGTCACAGGAAGGCGGAAGACGGAGCGCGAACCGTTTGATCAGACGTGGCTGTTATCGTCTGGAGCACGACGGGCGGGCGAGTGGGCGTAGTTGGGCGACGAGACGAAGCAGAAGAGGCGGCGGAGACGGCGAGCTGCCCGCTGCGGGCGTTGGTAAGGATTGGCGTCGCATGTTCAGGCCAACTTGCTAGTGAGTGCCGTGGTCTAGTGACGGTGTGGCAGTGCAGCCTGCCAACTGCCAGCGGATAAGATAAGGATGTGGCGTGTGGCGTTCAACGCGGGTGTGTGGCGGTGCAATCCCGGGGTCCAGACAACAAACAACGCCCTGCGACTGCATCGTCAACATAGCGCATATATCCACCATTATGGCGCGCACCACCAAATATACCACGGCCGCTTCGCCGCAAAAGACACCGATCAAGTATGACTGTTTCCCCGCCCTTGTACCCCGCCATCGTGTCGCTAACCACTGCAGAGTACCTCTCAACGACGACCGACAGGAAAAGGCAATTCGCCGCCATGCACAGCAGAATGCGCAGCGTAACTCGATGCGTGCCTCGACGGCGACGCCTGCGAGGAGGCGTATCTCTATGGCTGCCGGACAGCATAGCCCCCAGACGCCTTCGCAGGACCCTGATGGCATGCCCGATATCACCGGCACTGCCGTTACGCCCGGGAAGCGCGTCATGCCGCTGCTGGCTAACTTCGAGGAATGGATGAAGATGGCGACGGATAATGTTTGCGCTCCCAATTCTGTCTCCAGTGTCTGCCATGGCTAATGGGCGTAGAAAATCAATGCAAACAACTCATGGAACTTTGCCCTTATTGACTACTTCCACGAGATGTCGCTCCTCAAGGAAGGTGATACAGTCAACTTTCAGAAGGCGAGTTGTACCCTGGATGGCTGCGTCAAGATCTACACCAGCCGAGTCGACAGTGTCGCCACCGACACGGGCAAGTTGCTCAGTGGACTCGCCGAGAACGTAGGCAAGAAGCGCCGGGGCGACGCAGACGACGGAGATGATGGAGAGGACGGGGACGGCGAGGATGGAGAAGAGGGAGAAGATGGTCAGAAGAAGCGGAAGAAGAGGGCTACTCGGTCTGCCGAAGCCACACTTGCCTCTTCTTTTGCTCAGTTGCAGAACAAGAAGATGGAGCTTGAATTCTCGGTTGATCCTCTTTTCAAGAAAGCGTCCGCTGATTTCGACGAGGGTGGCGCCAAGGGTCTGCTACTTAACCATCTGGCCATTGACGCCAAGGGCAGGATTGTTTTTGACAGCAGCGACGATGCGAATGATGCAACTGCCCAAGATACCCGCGCCACTCCAGCCCCTGAAGAGACAAACCAACAAGATCAAGAATTGGCTGAGATACATGCTTTTGACGACGTCGATATCCATTTGTCCGACCTTGCTGCGAAATACTTCCCCGATCTGTCTCGCCTTGACAACCAGGACGTATGCCCGTCAATGAAGACATTCGATCTTGGCGATGTGAACGGCTCCATGGATCTTCCATTCCTCAAGGCCCCCGAAGAAACCAACAACGATGAAGGTGATAAGGATGAGGAAGACGAGGCCGGAAACCGGTCAGGCCTCTTCCTCGATGACGACAATCCCATGGGCtttgatgatgatgacgatgcAAACATGGGTGGATTTGATCTCCCTCCAGAGACCGGGTTTGGTGAAGGTGGTGAAATCTGGGCTCGAGAGGCTATCAGAGATCCACAGGCTCGCGTTCACACAATGGGTCTTGAGGGTGAAGATGACGTTGTGGAAAGTGCGGAGAATGGTATTGGCGCTGACGCTCAGTATGGTGTCTCAATGGTACATGGCCGGGACCATGAACAAGAGAACATTCTGAGCTACTTCGACAACGCTCTTAAGAAGAGCTGGGCTGGACCTGAGCATTGGCGCATATCCCGCGTCAAACACGTCGAAAAAGCACCAGCAGCCaagaggaaggagagagagCCTTTCGAGATTGATTTTGCAGCGCCCATGTCGCAGTCCCTGGCGGATATGCTCTACACGCCTGCCACTTCAAACTCGACTATATCCCTACCAAAAGCACAATGGAAATCCAAATCACGCAATCTACTACCAGACGACAAGCACTTCAACTCACGACAGCTACTACGACTCTTCCTCAAGCCCAAAGCACGCATGGGCTCTCGACGAGAAGGCCGACGCGCCCAAGCACCACCCAAAGAACCCACCCACGGCCACGTCGATGAAGCATACTGGGCCCAACAAGGCCAAGACGACGACCAAGGCGACGCTCCCCAAGGCCACTACGACGCCGACTTCTTCCAAGACGACGGCCTCGCGATGCCTGGTGGCCCCAtcgacgatgacgacgactTTGCAGATGCCCGCGACCACTTCTCCCCTGCACCCGAAACAGCAGAGGCAATGCAACCCCTAGACGGCGTGCCCACAAGTTCCCAGCCTGACGCTTTCGGCGCACAACTAGTAACGCAAAGCCGGCGTTTCCGCCCCGAATACGTACAATACGCGCGAGTCGCAAAACGCGTAGACGTCAAACGACTCAAAGACGAACTCTGGCGTGGTATCGGTTTTGAAGGCGTAAGCCCTCCCATCCATCCTTTAGTATTCTTGCAAAAGCTAACAAAACCCCAGATCTCAGCACCACCCCAATCTAACACCGTAACCGACGACCCAGCAATCAAAGCGGTAGATGGCTCCCTCACTTTCACTCACGTCGTCAATTCCCTCCAGGAAGTGTACCCCAAGAAAGCCCTCGCAGATATCTCGACGAGTTATTGCTTCATTTGTTTGCTG is a window of Pyrenophora tritici-repentis strain M4 chromosome 2, whole genome shotgun sequence DNA encoding:
- a CDS encoding ECM27, Ca2+-Na+ antiporter, with amino-acid sequence MDDDTILKHTQRWRRSRYSARPFALTILAITLMALLAWTKIQIGDTAAPHTLSKRDITILDEECRLVHHAKDQCAFVRANCPDEEAGVISYLSLYYCRLPHARPFAFVLMTLWLALLFSTIGIAASDFFCINLNTIARMLGMSESLAGVTLLAFGNGSPDVFSTFAAFRTHAASLAVGELIGAACFITAVVSGSMALIRPFQVARKSFIRDVGFFLVAATFSMGFIVDGKLHLWEAVSMVAFYLFYVAFVVAWHWWLNLRKARRARAAAMRSHFITPGGDEEEIPEYHDDETPGGSGTSARHISVDDFSMLEHAGGHDMIDDDDNEEQRERWMGELTNNMRLNRPSMSRRNTHTPIRPSLVGALEFRAVLASLQKSRNIQSMPISLRRYSDDPTYTTAQQQHHMSRGAGPATRPPFDMPDHLSDMEPQVSRPSLDVSQSLASRVRAVSTNDIDNIRLQTTTLQRYEVPDITFQLPTPGHHRTLLNAPPSPTISLSPPPSRSSHAPNLSVPSIRPLSPNRLAPPSAEDRVPHRQDPSSASSISSPVLEPGTRPQPPSLKLAVPDATSPPIPFPAYIEYPWSAHSTSRPPSLRPPSHSASPESTYFSRDPFGLLDQARTPRWWPTSLLPPPYILLSTLFPTLTNWTDKTFFDKVLGLVASLPVFLLTITLPVVEPEKDENEGGHAEFSLDLGLTPATTPHPDSMDSHARSVSFNLPPDSSADVSLSKSKSLAHSRGGSLNISINQRPQVYITSSENVAQSPEELPSIPTPSDPRQWNRWLVIVQIFTAPFFIVLIFWANLEPENPRTLLRHTLYGLLVSLCALALILLTTTPDRPPRWRSALCFLGFAVAIAWISTIANEVVGVLRTLGVIMNMSDAILGLTIFAVGNSLGDLVADITVARLGFPIMALSACFGGPMLNILLGVGLSGCYMIITKGEHRHEKHPNQSVHFRPYHIAVSTTLVISGATLLFTLSGLLVGVPMRKWRMDKVVGWGLVTLWFLSTALNVLVEVLGYSSNVS
- a CDS encoding LOC7, Chromosome condensation complex Condensin, subunit H, whose protein sequence is MELEFSVDPLFKKASADFDEGGAKGLLLNHLAIDAKGRIVFDSSDDANDATAQDTRATPAPEETNQQDQELAEIHAFDDVDIHLSDLAAKYFPDLSRLDNQDVCPSMKTFDLGDVNGSMDLPFLKAPEETNNDEGDKDEEDEAGNRSGLFLDDDNPMGFDDDDDANMGGFDLPPETGFGEGGEIWAREAIRDPQARVHTMGLEGEDDVVESAENGIGADAQYGVSMVHGRDHEQENILSYFDNALKKSWAGPEHWRISRVKHVEKAPAAKRKEREPFEIDFAAPMSQSLADMLYTPATSNSTISLPKAQWKSKSRNLLPDDKHFNSRQLLRLFLKPKARMGSRREGRRAQAPPKEPTHGHVDEAYWAQQGQDDDQGDAPQGHYDADFFQDDGLAMPGGPIDDDDDFADARDHFSPAPETAEAMQPLDGVPTSSQPDAFGAQLVTQSRRFRPEYVQYARVAKRVDVKRLKDELWRGIGFEGISAPPQSNTVTDDPAIKAVDGSLTFTHVVNSLQEVYPKKALADISTSYCFICLLHLANEQGLVIENEEGYENLRIRKDFTADLGVGGD
- a CDS encoding condensin complex component cnd2; this encodes MARTTKYTTAASPQKTPIKVPLNDDRQEKAIRRHAQQNAQRNSMRASTATPARRRISMAAGQHSPQTPSQDPDGMPDITGTAVTPGKRVMPLLANFEEWMKMATDNVCAPNSVSSVCHG